Proteins found in one Xenopus laevis strain J_2021 chromosome 1L, Xenopus_laevis_v10.1, whole genome shotgun sequence genomic segment:
- the crygdl.18.L gene encoding gamma-crystallin-1-like: MGKIFFYEERNFQGRHYECGSDCSDLSSYFNRCNSIRVEGGNWILYEHPSYRGHQYYLWQGEYPDFQRWMGFNDSIRSCRFLSNVSHHGQYKMRIYERGDFQGQMMEFFDDCPNTYDQFHFHDIHSCNVFDGHWMFYEEPNYRGRQYYLRSGEYRRYNDWGASSARIGSFRRVYHRF, from the exons ATGGGAAAG ATCTTCTTCTACGAGGAAAGGAACTTCCAAGGCCGCCACTATGAGTGCGGCTCAGACTGTTCTGACCTGTCCTCATACTTCAATCGCTGCAACTCCATCAGGGTAGAGGGTGGAAACTGGATCCTCTATGAGCACCCCAGTTACAGGGGACACCAGTATTATCTCTGGCAAGGAGAATATCCAGACTTTCAGAGATGGATGGGCTTCAATGACTCAATTAGGTCTTGTCGCTTTCTTTCCAATGTAAGT CACCATGGCCAGTACAAAATGAGAATCTATGAAAGAGGAGACTTCCAAGGACAGATGATGGAGTTCTTTGATGACTGCCCCAATACTTATGATCAATTCCATTTCCATGAcattcactcctgcaatgtgtttgatggCCACTGGATGTTCTATGAGGAACCCAACTACAGGGGGCGTCAGTACTACCTGAGATCTGGAGAATACAGGAGATATAATGACTGGGGAGCCTCAAGCGCCAGAATTGGCTCATTCAGAAGAGTTTATCACAGATTTTAA